One Prunus dulcis chromosome 8, ALMONDv2, whole genome shotgun sequence DNA window includes the following coding sequences:
- the LOC117636799 gene encoding auxin-induced protein 15A-like: MGFRLPGIVHAKKNQVPSKGLDVPKGYFAVYVGESQKKRFVIPVSFLNQPSFQNLLSQAEDEFGYDHPMGGITIPCSEDTFLHLISRFGV, translated from the coding sequence ATGGGTTTCCGGTTGCCTGGTATTGTACACGCTAAGAAAAATCAAGTACCTTCAAAGGGCTTGGATGTTCCTAAAGGCTACTTTGCAGTCTATGTTGGGGAGAGCCAGAAGAAGCGGTTTGTGATTCCGGTTTCATTCTTGAACCAACCATCattccaaaatttgttaagTCAAGCTGAAGATGAATTTGGGTATGATCATCCAATGGGTGGTATCACAATCCCCTGCAGTGAAGACACCTTCCTTCATCTCATCTCGCGCTTTGGTGTATGA
- the LOC117636798 gene encoding auxin-induced protein 15A-like — protein sequence MGFRLPSIVHAKKNQTPSKSLDVPKGYFAVYVGESKKKRFVIPVSYLNQSSFQDLLSLAEEEFGYDHPMGGITIPCSEDAFLDRTSSFSV from the coding sequence atGGGTTTCCGGTTGCCTAGTATTGTACATGCTAAGAAAAACCAAACACCTTCAAAGTCCTTAGATGTCCCTAAAGGCTATTTTGCAGTCTATGTTGGGgagagcaagaagaagaggtttGTGATCCCAGTATCATACTTGAACCAGTCCTCTTTTCAAGATTTGTTAAGTCTAGCAGAAGAAGAATTTGGGTATGATCATCCAATGGGAGGTATTACAATCCCATGCAGTGAAGATGCCTTCCTTGATCGCACCTCCAGCTTCAGTGTATGA
- the LOC117637022 gene encoding auxin-induced protein 15A-like, with amino-acid sequence MGFRLPGIFVHAKKNKVPSKSLDVPKGYFAVYVGEGEKKRFVIPVSYLNQPSFQDLLTQAEDEFGYDHPMGAITIPCSENTFLDLTSSFGV; translated from the coding sequence ATGGGCTTCCGGTTGCCTGGCATTTTTGTACATgctaagaaaaacaaagtacCTTCAAAGTCCTTGGATGTTCCTAAAGGCTACTTTGCAGTCTATGTTGGGGAGGGTGAAAAGAAGCGGTTTGTGATTCCAGTATCATACTTGAACCAACCGTCATTTCAAGATTTGTTAACTCAAGCTGAAGATGAATTTGGATATGATCATCCAATGGGTGCTATCACAATCCCCTGCAGTGAAAACACTTTCCTTGATCTCACCTCTAGCTTTGGTGTATGA